TGGTCATACTGGAATTTTGGCTAGAGTTCTtaaatcgagggatgcctgtaGTCAAAAATTAAGGAAACACATAAATCTTATACATACCAAGCAAACCAGAGGAGGGTGGGTTTCTCTGGATAGGCTCAGCCATGTTGTCCTGAATTCGGTTCCACAGCTGCCACTCAACTTGTGGGTGGAGAACGTAGAACGGTTGCTGGGGATGTAAGCGGCGGTACTTCTGGTATTGCTGGAATATGGGATAGTCTGTTCGGTTGTACCACTAACATTAGGGtagcgagagaaagagaaagaaagaaatgctcAAATAGCCTCTGGCTCCTAACATTCAAATGATTCAAATGGCCTGATCCACTAATAATGGAAACAACTAGACAATCCCCTGTACAGCCCTGTTGCTGAACCCAGATGATACCCAAATTCAAAAATACAAGTGCACAGATTCATCTGCTGAAAATTCCATTCCCttcttctgtaaaaaaaaaaaaaaaaaaaaaaaaaaagtgacacctTGTCTACATGTCATATATCTCTGTTTCATGTTCACAGCCTCCCCACTTCCAGCTCACTAACCTCGGCAAGGTCAGCTGAGTAGGGTGCAGGGTCCCAGGCTACCAGGGTTCCAGCGCTATACAAAGAGCTGGAGAGAAAGCGGTGGTCATCAGAAGCCATCACCTGTAAAGTACATTCACACCAGGTGTTACTACAACAccaatgtttttaaacattagACATCCAACTATTTTGTCCAATTAGGAAACAAATGTCCCACAAGTTCAATCTTATTTGACATCATTATACTTTGTGTTCAATTTCTGTTATTAGAACAACTTCACACTTCTAGCAAATGCTCCTTTTACAAGAATTTGTATTTgtaagcaaatgtaatttgagCTATAATACTGGCATAACAGCTCACACTCGCAAAGAACACCTGATGAGAACTGTAAcataaattcaaagtacggtccTTGGTCACACTGAACACCATACAAGTTGAGCAGCCCTCCCCATGCAGGGCACGGGTGTTTCTGCATGTCTTTGTTGTCCCACATATTTCACAGAAATCTTGTGTCTCTTTTTGCTTGATTATCGTGAAGGATTATGGAAAAGTTTTagagaaagtgcaaaaaaagcataaaggcaaagaaaagcataaacattttaaaacttgaagTACAGACTGGAATGGATCTTATGGTACAGCCCACATGTCGTGAGGCACTTGTGTTAAACTGCACCAAAATCCTgcccaaaaaaactgaataaaacaacaaaagaacgagaaataactgtaaaatagaaagagaaaacaacagTAAATTAAGGTAACaagctaaataatgaaaaggaacGGGGAAAGGGAGCTAAATATATGAGCATGCTAAAGTGATATTATAAATGATGTTGAACttgtgggtcttaagcctgcACACAAAGGCGTCCAGAGTAGTTTTGATATTCCGCATTTATTTCTGAACGGGATTTTCTCAGTGTCTAAAAGCTTAGGCAAGGATTTAGCACGTTTAGTGAAAAGTCGAAGAACTTCTTATGGCACAGAGTTGTGGCTCGggaattcattattattttttcccaaaTGTAATGGTAacagtggggtgcggtggcgcaatgggttggaccacagtcctgctctcgggtgggtctggggttcaagtcccgcttggggtgccttgcgacggactggcgtcctgtcctgggtgtgtcccctccccctctggccttacgccctgtgttgccaggtaggctccggttccccgtgaccccgtaggggacaagcggttcagaaaatgtgtgtgtgtgtgtgtgtaatggtaACAAAGAGTTCTTTTCACATGAATTTGCAAGAAGATCTTGTGGAACAAATTACTTTCATTATTTGAAGGAAGCAATATTGACATGAAAAAGGAGCAGTTTTCAACACAGCTAAAATATCAATTATATAACAAGTTAGCTTGACCTGGGTTGTTACTAGCTTTTTTCCCTGCCTGATTAAAAAACTAGATAAATATTTACTTGATTTAGATAAAGAATTCAAACCTTATGTTTGTTTCCCCACACACAGGAGCCAGCTCCCCATGGCACATTTTCAAGAACATAGCAAGAATCACCAGGAACCCCAGCGAAACTGGGGTAGCTCAGCTGAATGTGAATAGGGGCCGCAGGCTGGACTGGACTACACAAACAGCCGTGGTCACAAACACTGGTACCTGGGAATTTATGAGCCGGACTGTTGTTTTGGTGCCCACGTCCTTTTCATATCCCCCCGTAGGGGCCGCGTTGAATCTTAGCACAGCATCGTGAGAATCTGCCAGGGCAATTACACAGTTAAAACCATCATCTTCATTgttatggctgttttttttctcatgaataGCATTGTGAAGCATTAAAAAACTAGCAGATGGCATGAAATCTGTGGGTGGTAAGGAAGGCAGAGATTGTGTGAGATTATGACTGCTCTGTTGTCGTCAACTACATGCTGTGTGATTTAGCATTCTAAACATACACAGAAGTGACAGCCTGCGCCAGAAATTCAGCCTTTGTCAAGAAAACTGCCTACTACTCTCTACTCAGCATCCTCAGTACACTCAACTCATGATGCCAGATGCAAGGTGACAACTGGGAAAACACTTTCATACAGTCTCACACGTGTGTGCTTGCCACATGGTTTCTTTACACATTTCTCTTATGTGTTAAACATAGTGTCACAAATTCAAAAAGCAGGAAAGCTGGCCAAGATGTAGCTCCAGCAGCTTTCAGCAGCAAGAGAATTCACTGTCGTAACAATTTTGTGAATTGCTACCAACCTCTCTGTGATCTCAacagaggaaacaaaaccaTCGGACTGCCTTATAACAAAGTGAAAATCAGAACAAACGCGGAATATAGTGAACAGTTAACATAACGCAAAATTTAGGAAATCTACAATACATTCACGTTACATTTTTCTCTAATGAATGGCCACTGTAGCAGGACAGAGGCCAACAGCtgcatttaagtaaaaaaacCCATACATCAGGAAATTAAAGGAACATTTAGAAATGAGGAGTGTTATATGGAGAGATGCAAAggaggggggtgtgtggggATGGTGGCCATATACTCAGCATTAGGCCAATATATGGTCATTTTCAGATCCCCTACCAATCTCCCTCCCCAGTCCGGAGTTTCTAAGGGAGCCTGCTGACGAGACCACCGCGCAGCTCTTGAAGGGCCCCagatcagaggtcagaggtcgagGAGGAAGCTGTGAGCTCCAGGGTAGCCCTGAGAAGGGCTTTAAATCAGAGGTGAGTGTAGTAACCACGACCCTCTCCTTTAGTTGGCAGAGGAGTTCAGGTCCGCTCAGCTTGTGACCTGACCCGGAACCGCTGGTCCCCTGGAACTGCACCCCATATTTATTCATGGCctgagagaaggaaggagggaggtaCCACCAGCATAAGGTGGAAGTCATTTTGGTGACCCAGTCATGTTACACTGTTAGATAAATGTAGCTGTGCAGACTGTGCAAAATCAATCCTTTCTGTTTTACCCCCATGCCTCTAATTGCATTCTGCTCCTCACCTGGTAGTTCTGCACCACTTTCCTCAGCCTCTTTCCAAGCATGGCAGTGGACATGTCCTCATTCCACACCTCCCCTAGTTTGCCATGGGGTCCAAAGAGATCTGCATCCCCCATACCCCCATCCCCACTGCCTCTCCTTCTCTTGCTCCAGGAGGTGCCCTCCAGCAGCCACCTTAATGGTCGAGGCAAAAGCCAGGAGAGAAGCCCCCTGGCCCCCAATTCCCTGCGTCGTGCCTTAATCTCATCTGGTCCAACTGGTGTGCCATTGGCAGAGGGCAGCTGAGACAGTATGGGGATGGGATGGCGAGGATCTCCAGGGATGATGCCAGGCAGATTTTGAGGATTCACATAGATGGGCTTGGTGTTGGCACCGCTGTTCGCCCGTAGTGCTTTTGCCAGAGCATGAGCCCTAGGCTGAGCCCGAGTGCGTGCCTGCACACCGAAGATGGCATCTGTAACTGGAACACTGTTCTCTGCGCAGAAAGCATAGAGGAGGCCCATTGCCACGCAAAAGAGCGCCATGCAGAAGGCCCCCCGCCGTGCCCTTCGACGCAGGCGCCACAACAGGCTGACGCGGTCCATTGCTGCCCCGGGGATCTGTGGAAACAAAAGTGCATATTATGCTGCTATGGTAGATGCTCCCTGTCACCTTGCACTCATGCTGTATCGTAAGTGTGATTGCTGGTTTAGTGTGGCAGTGAGAGAAGCAACTATCCCAGAGTGAACTGTGCTGTCAACAAAGTGATTATAGCAGGTATCCAGTCCGCTTACCCAGCCAGAGAGCGTATTGTGATATGTGCTAAAAGAACTATGGTGGGAGGTAAAGTGGGCATTTCTCCAGATGGccacataaaatgttttatccagaaataaaaaagctttcACCTGTAAAATTTTTCATATGCAATTATGATCTGCTAACTGAAGTCATCCGGAGAAGATGCTAATCTGAAGAAGCTAAAGCTTAAACAATTCAAACTCTGCTAAGGTTTTGCTTTTCCTGCCCAATTAAGGCATCTCCATGAAGGAAAGATCTACTCGTCATCCACCACTGCTTTCCTAGTTGGTCTGAAGCACTGAGACTGAgaatgaaatttcttttttttctgctcttacATAGTTTTATGTTTCTTTCTTGGTTCATGtgtttcacatgttttttttaatgtttattatttcatCCGTTTTTATTCCACTAAGGATGGGTCCTGGGGCTGAGGTGTGGTCAGGGATTTCTAGTTATGAGTTATGTTACCTTGTACTTTAGTGATTAGCACCGCagcccttggatccaaaggttgcaggtttaaatctcacctcctgctgtagtgtctttgaccaaagtaaatgaataaatataggcTTTAGGGTTAGGAGGTGTCAATAGCTAGATGGAAAAGCGACATATTCATCAAATTACTCACATAATtagaataaacatttatttaagaaCGGAAGAGGCACAAGCCTGAGGAGGGGGGAACCCTGGATGAGTCACCAACCCATCACAGGTTGCTACACATGTGCATACACTCACttactcacacactgcaggcaattaagcatcaccaatccacagctgcatgtctttgaactgtgggaggaaagcagagcatccGGAGAAAACCAAcgtagacatggggagaacatgcaacctctaCACAGATCAAGAAGATCAAGCCCACGTTCTCTCggatcacccaggtgctgtgaggtggcactGTTACTCAACAGCAAACACCAGAATAGAAATTGCTAATACTTGATCACAACAATTCAACAAAACAACTCAAAAAAGGTGTAACACACCCTGACTGGTACTTCCAAATAACCACACATACTGATCAGTATGAGAGCAAGAATTCAACATGTTTCAGCCTGTGCAAGATACTTTACTTAgtattcatttctctttttttttttcctgtgaaggTTAAACAATAAGATTAAATGCGTTACTCACTGAAGTCACAATAGAGGTAAGTAAGCCCTAGTGAACATGCTAAAAGCACGCACAGTTATTTTTTAGTAGTCCTTCAGTCATCTCCCACTCTCTTAcatcaaaacaaaatgtaatttcatgttTACCTCATTATAAATCTGTCCATATAAATGACAAACCAAAAAATGACCTCACAAAGGTCCCTGTTTCTGACAATCCTGCTCccaaatttcaattaaaaaaaatgcctatTTGTAGTTGAAACAGGGACAGAGCTTGTCCCACTGGAAAGGGCCCTGAAAGTGATGTGAGCTACCAAAAATACCActaaaaagaaagggaaagctCACCACATTTAAGCAAGGCTGTAggcaaaacacaaatgaaattaGTACTAGAGCATCTTTGGACTGCTGGGCATAGCACCAAACCCTTAGTAAAAAGGAGGGGGGATCCAAGAGTATGTCTCTGCAGCGACTGGTTGCTTTATCATTGCTCCATGTTGTCTTGACAATGAAATCCATTTCAATTAACTTTAAGAGGGAGGGTAATGGAAGCGATATAAGAAGCTTTGATGGGAGTGAGTTTACACAGAATGTGTTCACGGAAAGAACAATCAAGGccacaaaatgtcaaaatgaagaaaactgaatttttaactttgaaacaatattttattccacatatataatatatatacagtatatatttgcCATGCATAAAACTGGACACCATAAACCCATGGTATTTAGCAGCaggatattacacacacacatacattttcagaaccgcttgtcccatacggggtcacggggaaccggagcctacccggcaacacagggcgtaaggccggagggggaggggacacacccaggacgggacgccagtccgtcgcaaggtaccccaagcaggactcgaaccccagacccaccggacagcaggactgcggcccaacccactgcgccaccgcacccccacacacacattttcagaaccgcttgtcccgtacggggtcacggggaaccggagcctacccggcaacacagggcgcaaggccggaggggaaggggacacacccaggacgggacgccagtccatcacaaggcaccccaagcgggactcgaaccccagacccaccggagagcaggactgcggtccaacccactgcgccaccgcacccccagtcaGGATATTACAGTTTGGTGTATTTTATTCAGTAACTGTGGTAttggaaatgattttaaaacttGTTATGCAATTTGTATTACgatcattttcccttttttctatGTGTGAATGAGAAATGGAATTTTTCAAAACCTGCCCTTTGGTATTCACATGCAATTTCTTTGGaaatataatagaaaatagACCTTTTTATGAAACTGAAgattaaaaaattacataatgGTTATCTTATGTAAAAGTTAAGGTGAAATTTTAATTCAATGTCGATACAAAAATGCACCGTCCACAGAAGAaatttttttcaccaaaaagcccatgtttatatgtattctTTAAACTGCTAAATTTGCAAAGTTTTAATCCAAgctaactggaaaaaaaaaattctgacaaaaattaaaccaaatatTGTGCTTTGAACATTCAGTATTCAAGGCTGGATTGTGATGACTCCTCCATTGGTCATCTCAAAGATGAGATGGACACTTTCTCTCATAATGGCACCTTCACACACTGTTTATTTCTCTCGAAGTATACATGATAATCGTAAGAATATTCATTCGGCACAGAAACCTGGGATTCTGCCCTCCAATGACATCTACTTACGTTACCAAAACAGACAAACGTCAAAAAGTATGACTCTTGTTCATCTTTTGTCTTCATCTTTTTTCAGGTCCTTCATTAAGgctgctctttctttttctgggGTCATAGAAAAAGATGGAAGTCTTGTGCATTTGCAATCTTCGCTAACAATGTTCTGAAAGCATACAAATTCTGTCTAATTCACGTTGTCTTCCTTTAAATTTCCGCTTCTTCGGTTTAACAGTGAGCTCTGGCATGCTCTTGGCTTCCACCATTTCGGacaagtgaaaacaaaacagaagtaaACAATTGGTCTATTGATGTCACATGACATTGATCAAATGAAAAAACTCGACCCTTCGTCATTTTTCGTCAGGGAGAATTGCATTACGACCGCTCTTTCAAATTaggcttttttctttgcttcaaAATGCAGGACTATGATTTTTTCCATTAGGAGAGCATTTTTGGAAGAAACTGGGACAAATGATCTATAGGGTAAGGGGgataactacatttttttaaaattgtgactACAATTGTTCTTCCCGTGGACTCTTCATTTCTTATTAGTCGATAAATTTAAGCTagcaaatttttcatttgtatatGCAGACTTACATTTTCCACAGTATTTTAGGCAGGTTTGAAATTTCAAATCTTCACAGCTACGAGACCGTATTTTCAGTCAAAAATGAGACACGCTGTGGGTGTTTAACGTCAAAAACTTTTTCATGTTTACCCGACactatttaccattatttatcacTTCAGCGCTTACACTTCCTCTCGCTTCTACCCATCTCATACTGTCCTACATCACAAAATGCACAGGAGGAACAGTGCTGTCCTACATTTGCAAGACAAGACACACCAGAGACATAACCTACTGTAGTTGTTTATAATTAATTAGCATTACAagtgttttgtcattttgctgAAAGTCAGATCAGCAGCTGAGCTGAGAAAACAAACGGATGGCTGAACAGTTTCTATGAGGTAAGGTGGGATTGGACAactaccagaaaaaaaaaaaaaaacatactttacCTATATTGTTTCAGTAAACTATCCAACTCTGTGAGTAGTCAAAGCAGTATAAGGAACTACGACcctgaaaactgcaataaatgtatttagtaCACTCTGATGAAGAACAGAGCTAACGTGTCAGTATCAGAAAGCCTTTGTTTTCCAGCAAAGGTAAATGGGAAGCGAATGaaaacttctctccaaagaaaaCGTGATGAAGCAACCTCTTTAGAGTcttagcacagtgggttgaacaaCCAAAGGTTAAGTGAGTAACTGTTTAGAAGGAACAACAAGAGCCTTTGAGCATCAATTGTGCCAGGCACACCGGCTGAGAGTGAGGCCTCAGAGGCAACTGCCATAAAAACAGTGTTCACTATAGAAtcataaaactgaacaaatggtACACTGAGTCAGGTCACAAAAGATAGGTTTAAGCAGACATATGGTTCAtagggtggaaagaaacaaactaactgcacttaagaatcacgaatctgcatctatgtctctccttctgctaatgtaatgcacaaattgtattttctatgagatgtacatcactttggagaaaagcatctgctaaattaataaatgtacatgtaagcgGATGAGACTGTGAATTCTAAGCTTTTATGTTGGGCCAGCGTGAGCGTCTATGACTAAAAACATCAGATTCAAAAAACTAATGCCTAGAAAGACCAAAGTTATCATCCAGTCAGCTGGGTTGAGAAGGCCGTCTTATTTGCTCCGCAGATCCTACTAAGTTTGCACCAGTTACTCTGCCTCCTGACCCTGCCTTGTATATTTTGTCCGGTAATTTCAAGAAGTTTTGAAGGGGCAGCActgtggcacggtggcacagagagtagcgctgctgtctcacagcatctgggtggtatgagagaatgtgggtttgatccacacttggtctgtgtggagtttgcatgttctcccctgtgtctgtgtggggttcctctgggtgctctggtttcctcccacagtccaaagacatgctgttcaggtttccccatagtatgtgagtgacagagagtgtgtgtgtttcactgatatatggatgagtgacccattgtaagtagtgtatctagcagtgtaagtcaccttggtgaataaggtgtgtgggctgataatgctacatagtatctattgtatgttgctttggagaaaagcatctgctaagtgaataaatgtaagttctgTTCCTGCCTTGCCTAACTTTCACATTAACAGTCAGGACTCAGATTTTTTCTAGGAAGATTTGTAACTCTGGTCCACTGTTAGCATTGGCATTAATGTTTTTGTGCATGACCTTTCTGCTTTCAGGCCTCTTGCTGACCCCACACACCAAAAGTGTGCAGGTTCCCAGTCTAGGCTCCATGTGGTGGAATTAACTCTCGCTCTCCCTCAAAATTGCTGACTCTCTTCCAACACTCAGGAAAGGGTGTCCAAACACATTGCTTTCATACCCACTCCTCTCTGGActtcctaactgctccataatcttgcatcacatcatctgcACCCATCACCTCTGTATGTCCTATGAATTCTATCTTTAGCTACTTCTTGTGTAATGTGAacggataaaaaaaaattatggtatGTACTGGACAAAAGAGCGCCTCTGCTGCTCGTCTGTTATGGAAATAAACTCTTGTTTACAGCGACAAACACTTAGAGAAGTGCCTCGTAACGAATAGTTTTATGGTTATAGTTTGTGCGTAGAGGCTAGAACACTCATCTCAAGGTAACACCTTTTTGAGGGTGGAGTGGTACTACGCCGGGTAACTCATATTTCTTTATAACTGATAAATGGAAGCATTGCATTTAATTAGCTGTTCTGTGTGGATTACAGAAACGATATattgcagaacacacacagaagtaCGCAGTACGGGCAGACAACCGAGTTTAGGGATCGAGTGCTAATATTATATGATCCTCCCGGCCCCGGCCCCGGTAAGTATTAACTGGAAATGGTTTACTCAGTAAATTACTGCCCACATGATGACTCAACCGCTgctataaaattttaaacaagtcACCAGGCAGGGTAGCAGACTGATGGCCCCGTTTCCCTTAGCAGCACGTGCGACAGGGTTCCACCCGCGCGGGTTCCAAGCCAAGGATGTGCGTTTCCTGTGCGGGAAAAAGGCACTCACCCTGTATCCCATGTTCACGGTCGTTCTCCCCGCCACCCGTCCACTTAGGTTTCAGCCGCCTTCGGGCCACTCATCTCGTATTAGCGGACACGGCGTATCTGGCACACGCTGAAAGAACGACACGACTAAATCCAATAGGATTTCTTAAAACGTAAGCAACACAAATAATAAGCACGCCATATTACGcgtcaaataaatattttttgggAAATTAAAATGACTCGTTCACCGTGTCGTGTGCGTCGGTCCTCCGAAGATAGCAAAAGgggcaaatttatttttagacagACACGTGACGCGACACATTGAGCGAGCGTTACgctcaataacaataataggCTTACCGGACAACACCGCCGCAGTCGTTGTTCTCCGTTATCTGCAGTAATGAGCTGGAAATGTGTCCACGCAGCTCTAGGCTTCGCTATGCCGGCTACAACATAGGGGATATCGGGCTCCCAGAGCGCATGCACAGTATCTGTGCCTCGGCGACTGTGCAGCCGCACACTGTGGTGCCCGGGGCGCTGCGGCAAAGCCGACAGATATCCGCATGAGCGTTAACGCTGCTGCACCAGCTGCGCAGTGGAGCCCACATAGAGAGAGCggagggagagcgagcgagcgagagagagagagcatagATATAAACACACCGACGATCCCTAAGCAGCAGCCGTACAATTTATGACTGAAATTTGCTATAAACATTCTTAAGGTTTATTTCTATTCTCTTATCCTTACCACTGAGCGTCGATTGAATTAATATTGTGCAAgaacagaaataacattttaggAGATGCATAAGTAATTACAGCTGCATTTGATAATAAACTGAGCTGCACTGACTGCCGGGTACAGGCTGAAGGGAAATAGACCCAGTTAATGGGTTCGCGAACCATTTTACTGGCATTGTGCAGTTCGGCTAAATAAAGGCTTCCACAGTTAATGCCAGTGTGTAACGcgttttaaaatgaatgtgggCTATTACATACACATAATACAGCACTTTACGTCCGCATTGCAGTGGAGTCAGTATAACAGCTTGGTTAGACGCCCTGTTATTTGTGCAAATTGTCTCTTATTAGCGCTGTACACATTCTAAAAATGTACTTATGCGGGTATATGCACGGATCGGAAATTAAATGACAAAGTTCAGTTATTAAATTATAAAGA
This Scleropages formosus unplaced genomic scaffold, fSclFor1.1, whole genome shotgun sequence DNA region includes the following protein-coding sequences:
- the st6gal1 gene encoding beta-galactoside alpha-2,6-sialyltransferase 1 gives rise to the protein MGYRIPGAAMDRVSLLWRLRRRARRGAFCMALFCVAMGLLYAFCAENSVPVTDAIFGVQARTRAQPRAHALAKALRANSGANTKPIYVNPQNLPGIIPGDPRHPIPILSQLPSANGTPVGPDEIKARRRELGARGLLSWLLPRPLRWLLEGTSWSKRRRGSGDGGMGDADLFGPHGKLGEVWNEDMSTAMLGKRLRKVVQNYQAMNKYGVQFQGTSGSGSGHKLSGPELLCQLKERVVVTTLTSDLKPFSGLPWSSQLPPRPLTSDLGPFKSCAVVSSAGSLRNSGLGREIDSHDAVLRFNAAPTGGYEKDVGTKTTVRLINSQVMASDDHRFLSSSLYSAGTLVAWDPAPYSADLAEWYNRTDYPIFQQYQKYRRLHPQQPFYVLHPQVEWQLWNRIQDNMAEPIQRNPPSSGLLGTVLMMSLCEVVHLYEFLPSRRKTELCHYYQRFYDAACTLGAYHPLLYEKNLVKRMNLGPDMDIYTHGRVTLPGFSTLNCTLSATH